A single window of Salvia splendens isolate huo1 chromosome 6, SspV2, whole genome shotgun sequence DNA harbors:
- the LOC121807742 gene encoding exocyst complex component SEC5A-like, producing MSSDDDLDEDELLQMALKEQSQRNVNYQKPSSKSKPVRNFVQLPARVGAHKIAHAVHHHKKGHHKKKKQLEEEEDEEDSEVEMLSISSGDEDDRGGMAAKNRGGGKKQADKAWDGGEPSCWKHVDETELARRVREMRDAKVVPVLPKYDPKPKNLTTVQSLPRGMEWVDPLGLGLINHKTFRLISDNMGSATFTTDVEPLDQSAREKLNYYSENFDAKLFLSRVHQDTSAAELEAGAFALKNDLKGRTQQRKQLVKENFDCFVSCKTTIDDIESKLKRIEEDPDGAGTTQLFNSIEGVSSLANRAFGPLFERQAQAEKIRSVQGMLQRFRTLFNLPSAIRGNISKGEYDLAVREYRKAKSIVLPSHVGILKRVLEEVEKVMQEFKAMLYKTMEDPNIDLTSLENTVRLLLELEPESDPIKHYLNIQNQKIRGLLEKCTLAHEARMENMQNELREKALSDAKWRQIQQDMNQSSALDHYLAGDILPAEMTSEELDALRARYIRQLTGVLIHHIPAFWKVALSVSSGKFAKSSQVSADTSTSGSVNRVEVGDTLDEVSGMIRNTLSAYESKVLGTFRDLEESNILSAHMNDAVKEVSRAGQAFEAKESAPPVAVSAIRTLEYEISKIYIVRLCSWMRSSIEEISKDESWVPVSILERNKSPYSISSLPLAFRAVMISAMDQINEMLHSLQSESAKSEDAFAQLQEIQESVRLALLNCLLDFAGHLEHIGSELTQNRPDIGSLHFQNGFSLEPVEISDDPLPGSITDPHQKFLMVLSNIGYCKDELSLELYGKYKNIWLQHSSGIVEDDGDIQELVISFTGLEEKVIEQYTLAKTNLIREAATNYLLDAGVQWGAAPAIKGVRDATVDLLHTLVAVHAEVFSGCKPLLDKVLGILVEGLIDILLGLFNENKSRDLRALDPSGFCQLMLELEYFETILNPYFTQGARESLKSLQGVLLEKAIETVTESVETPNHQPRATRGSDDAVADDRLSGSSASPDDLIALAQQYSSELLQSELERTRINTACFVESLPFDSIPESAKAAYASFRGSMDSPSRNYRNSPSFSGSPGYSRQRQR from the exons ATGTCGAGCGACGACGATTTGGATGAGGACGAGCTGCTGCAGATGGCTCTGAAGGAGCAATCGCAGCGCAATGTCAATTACCAGAAGCCGTCGTCTAAGTCGAAGCCCGTACGCAACTTCGTCCAGCTTCCGGCACGCGTCGGCGCCCATAAGATCGCCCACGCAGTGCACCATCATAAGAAGGGGCACCATAAGAAAAAGAAGCaattagaagaagaagaagacgaagagGACTCGGAGGTGGAGATGCTGAGCATTTCATCCGGGGACGAGGATGATCGCGGCGGCATGGCTGCTAAGAACCGCGGTGGCGGTAAGAAGCAGGCCGACAAGGCGTGGGATGGAGGGGAGCCGAGTTGCTGGAAGCATGTTGATGAAACTGAG CTGGCTCGGAGAGTCCGTGAAATGAGGGATGCGAAAGTAGTTCCTGTGCTCCCAAAGTATGACCCCAAGCCTAAAAATTTGACCACTGTACAGTCACTTCCCCGTGGCATGGAGTGGGTGGATCCTCTTGGATTGGG GCTAATTAACCACAAGACGTTCAGATTGATCAGCGACAATATGGGAAGTGCCACTTTCACCACTGACGTGGAACCTCTTGATCAAAGTGCACGAG AAAAATTGAACTATTACTCAGAGAACTTTGATGCAAAACTTTTTTTATCACGAGTCCACCAAGATACTAGTGCGGCCGAATTGGAAGCTGGTGCCTTTGCATTAAAGAATGATCTTAAAGGACGCACCCAACAGAGAAAGCAGTTGGTCAAAGAGAACTTTGATTGTTTTGTTTCATGCAAAACAACTATTGATG ATATTGAATCAAAATTGAAACGAATTGAAGAAGATCCTGATGGTGCTGGAACAACTCAGTTGTTCAATAGTATTGAGGGAGTTAGTTCACTTGCTAATCGTGCTTTTGGACCTCTATTTGAGAGACAG GCTCAAGCGGAGAAGATTAGGTCTGTCCAAGGAATGCTTCAGAGGTTTCGAACACTATTTAACCTGCCCAGTGCAATTCGTGGTAACATTAGTAAGGGTGAATACGATTTGGCAGTAAGAGAGTACCGAAAAGCTAAGTCAATTGTTCTGCCTTCTCAT GTGGGAATTCTCAAACGTGTTCTTGAAGAGGTCGAAAAAGTAATGCAAGAGTTCAAAGCCATGCTTTACAAGACCATGGAAGATCCAAATATTGATCTAACAAGT CTTGAAAATACTGTGCGGCTTTTACTGGAACTTGAGCCTGAGTCCGATCCTATAAAGCATTATTTGAATATACAG AACCAAAAAATTAGAGGGTTGCTTGAAAAATGCACTTTGGCTCATGAAGCAAGAATGGAGAATATGCAGAATGAGCTTCGTGAAAAAGCACTCTCTGATGCTAAGTGGAGGCAAATTCAGCAAGATATGAATCAATCA TCAGCTTTGGATCACTATCTGGCTGGAGATATACTCCCAGCAGAAATGACCAGCGAAGAACTTGATGCTCTTCGCGCTAGATATATTCGCCAATTAACTGGTGTGCTTATCCATCACATACCTGCTTTCTGGAAAGTTGCACTTTCAGTGTCAAGCGGAAAATTCGCAAAG TCTTCCCAAGTGTCTGCTGATACAAGTACAAGTGGTTCTGTGAATAGAGTCGAGGTGGGCGATACTCTTGATGAAGTTTCTGGGATGATACGCAATACTCTATCAGCATACGAGTCTAAG GTCCTTGGTACATTTCGCGATCTCGAGGAATCCAACATCCTCAGTGCTCACATGAATGATGCTGTAAAGGAGGTCTCCAGGGCTGGCCAAGCTTTTGAAGCAAAAGAATCTGCCCCTCCAGTTGCTG TCTCTGCGATAAGGACACTTGAATATGAGATCTCAAAAATCTACATAGTCAGGCTTTGTTCTTGGATGCGGAGTTCAATAGAAGAGATATCAAAAGATGAATCTTGGGTTCCTGTGTCTATCTTAGAAAGAAACAAATCACCGTATTCAATCTCATCATTGCCTCTTGCATTCCGGGCAGTTATGATCTCCGCTATGGATCAAATCAATGA GATGCTTCATTCTTTGCAAAGTGAATCAGCAAAATCTGAAGATGCTTTTGCCCAGCTTCAAGAAATTCAAGAATCAGTTAGACTTGCTCTGTTGAACTGTTTGTTGGATTTTGCTG GTCACTTGGAGCATATTGGCTCTGAGCTTACACAGAATAGACCAGACATTGGAAGCCTGCACTTCCAAAATGGATTTTCTCTTGAACCAGTTGAAATATCTGATGATCCTCTTCCTGGAAGTATTACTGACCCACATCAAAAGTTCCTGATGGTCCTAAGCAATATTGGGTATTGCAAAGACGAACTTTCTCTGGAGTTGTATgggaaatataaaaatatatggcTACAACATTCCAG CGGTATAGTTGAGGATGATGGTGACATTCAAGAGCTGGTTATATCTTTTACTGGTCTTGAAGAGAAGGTCATCGAACAGTATACTCTGGCCAAG ACAAATTTGATTAGAGAAGCTGCAACAAACTACTTGTTGGATGCTGGAGTTCAGTGGGGAGCAGCACCTGCGATCAAA GGTGTCAGAGATGCCACTGTTGACCTACTTCACACCTTGGTAGCTGTACATGCAGAG GTATTTTCTGGCTGCAAGCCTTTGCTGGACAAGGTTCTCGGAATTCTTGTTGAAGGCCTGATCGATATACTTCTTGGTCTGTTTAATGAAAACAAAAGTAGAGATCTTAGGGCATTGGATCCAAGTGGATTTTGTCAGCTTATGCTTGAG CTTGAATATTTCGAAACCATATTGAATCCCTATTTCACTCAAGGTGCAAGAGAGTCTCTCAAGTCCTTACAAGGGGTCCTGCTAGAGAAGGCTATAGAAACTGTCACAGAGTCTGTCGAGACCCCAAATCATCAGCCCCGGGCTACACGTGGAAGTGATGATGCAGTGGCAGATGACAGGCTGTCGGGATCATCTGCATCCCCGGATGACCTCATT GCGCTCGCCCAACAGTACAGCTCGGAACTACTTCAATCTGAGCTGGAGAGGACAAGGATCAACACTGCGTGCTTCGTGGAATCGCTTCCATTTGACTCTATACCAGAATCAGCCAAAGCAGCGTATGCTTCGTTTAGAGGGTCGATGGATTCTCCCAGCCGAAACTACAGGAACTCACCGTCTTTTTCTGGCTCACCAGGTTACTCCAGGCAAAGACAGAGATAA
- the LOC121809346 gene encoding ubiquitin carboxyl-terminal hydrolase MINDY-3-like — protein sequence MVDQEDVEMKMALRHDSQPHESPEPKRSKPRDSSGGEDSQRRMQRELRAAAAEKRMEAARGTASAAGSSVVGSGKGGEVEQQRVAEGQSVAAAAATATEVENVESVGDVNVQELEGASIRGKGVFGVEGMQSTSGISDISLSVLEADELFFMIFGNGVSKDVLSQWTNQGIRFSDDPETSMGLVQHEGGPCGVLAAIQAFVLKYLLFSPEDNVNAAHHMSNLSMRRLPINEFVAADIFSSLSEEKKSRALVRSMCEILFLCGRGERAVIVSLNSDGSDSIKSANRSEDEVIAEVFGGLSVESGADLQKVLRVHTCTSFPTAIKRLEAMLPVFRSRMGALLFLISALLSRGLDNVQEDRDDPTLPLVTAPFGHASQEIVNLLLSGSAVPNVFDGKIDLGSGMFVKGLTTPVEVGFLTLLESLNYCKVGQYLKCPRWPIWVVGSESHYTVLFALDTKVQDENEFEYRESQIRRAFDAQDQSGGGGFIGVEGFHHVIRETNINLPADKIEHLCSTGFIVWSEFWQALLDLDKSLGGMKDSTGHMGRKVFDLYHFNGIAKSVVNGSQALGNESPVQRPRITKLRVSVPPRWTPEEFMAGPDTRDSGNSGEVSKPAPGQHAPLVDCIRTRWPRSVCNWEGDAPSIV from the exons ATGGTAGATCAAGAAGACGTGGAGATGAAGATGGCGTTGAGACATGACTCACAGCCGCACGAATCGCCGGAGCCGAAGAGGAGCAAGCCCAGGGACAGTTCCGGTGGGGAGGATTCCCAGCGGCGTATGCAGCGGGAATTGAGGGCGGCTGCTGCGGAGAAGCGGATGGAGGCGGCCAGAGGTACTGCCTCAGCTGCGGGGAGTAGTGTGGTAGGGAGTGGGAAGGGTGGGGAAGTTGAACAGCAACGGGTAGCGGAGGGGCAGAGTGTtgctgcggcggcggcgacggcaacGGAGGTGGAgaatgtagagagtgtaggagATGTGAATGTTCAGGAGTTAGAGGGTGCTAGTATTAGAGGTAAAGGTGTCTTCGGTGTGGAGGGAATGCAGAGTACAAGTGGAATTTCTGACATCTCGTTATCGGTGTTGGAAGCTGACGAGCTCTTCTTCATGATTTTTGGCAATGGAGTTTCGAAAGATGTGCTTTCGCAGTGGACCAATCAGGGTATCAG GTTCAGTGATGATCCGGAGACATCCATGGGACTTGTACAGCATGAGGGTGGGCCCTGTGGCGTGTTAGCAGCAATACAA GCATTTGTACTTAAGTATCTCTTGTTTTCTCCAGAAGATAATGTTAATGCTGCACATCATATGTCAAATTTGTCTATGAGAAGACTGCCCATAAATGAATTTGTTGCTGCAGATATTTTCTCATCACTTTCGGAAGAGAAAAAATCCAG AGCCTTGGTAAGGAGTATGTGCGAGATTCTCTTTCTCTGCGGACGTGGTGAAAGAGCTGTCATAGTGTCTCTGAACTCTGACGGCTCTGATTCTATTAAGTCTGCTAATCGCTCAGAGGATGAG GTCATTGCCGAGGTATTTGGAGGCCTTTCAGTTGAATCTGGGGCTGACTTGCAGAAGGTTTTAAGAGTGCATACCTGCACTTCATTTCCGACTGCAATTAAGAGGCTGGAAGCCATGCTTCCTGTATTTCGAAGCCGTATGGGAGCGTTGCTTTTTCTCATATCGGCTTTGTTGTCTCGAGGACTG GATAACGTTCAAGAGGACAGGGACGATCCCACTCTACCATTAGTCACTGCTCCATTCGGGCATGCATCACAG GAAATTGTGAACCTCTTGCTTTCCGGTAGTGCAgttccaaatgtgtttgatgGGAAGATAGATTTGGGCAGCGGCATGTTCGTGAAGGGCCTTACGACACCCGTAGAAGTGGGATTCCTCACTCTCCTCGAGTCTCTCAACTATTGCAAGGTCGGCCAGTATCTGAAATGTCCAAGGTGGCCTATATGGGTGGTCGGAAGCGAATCTCACTACACAGTCCTATTCGCTCTCGACACCAAAGTCCAAGACGAGAACGAGTTCGAATACAGGGAATCACAGATCCGGAGAGCGTTCGATGCCCAAGATCAGAGCGGGGGCGGTGGCTTCATTGGAGTCGAAGGCTTCCATCATGTCATCAGGGAGACGAATATCAACCTCCCAGCCGACAAGATCGAGCATCTCTGCAGCACAGGGTTCATCGTGTGGAGTGAGTTTTGGCAGGCTCTCCTCGACTTAGACAAGAGCCTTGGAGGCATGAAGGATTCGACCGGGCACATGGGAAGGAAGGTCTTCGATCTCTATCATTTTAATGGGATCGCGAAATCGGTTGTGAATGGCAGCCAAGCATTGGGAAACGAGAGCCCGGTCCAGAGACCTAGGATAACGAAACTGAGGGTGTCAGTTCCCCCGAGATGGACACCCGAGGAATTCATGGCTGGCCCAGACACTAGAGATTCTGGTAACTCGGGTGAGGTATCTAAACCTGCACCGGGTCAGCACGCGCCCCTGGTCGACTGCATCAGAACGCGTTGGCCTCGTTCCGTCTGCAATTGGGAAGGGGATGCACCAAGCATCGTGTGA
- the LOC121807859 gene encoding uncharacterized protein LOC121807859, whose translation MGHQNHQDHQSKVFYELSALVLNIIRSPPTADHHSPRQRWDAISFQSMTPAGFASLLLGISLSLMLCGSVRFYLGFMLMPWVLGLVVFLYFVGIVSSISMIGRAILCHNPAPPSPTKEIPCDYCCQFCSDFGSRFN comes from the coding sequence ATGGGCCACCAAAACCACCAGGATCACCAATCCAAGGTCTTCTACGAGCTCTCCGCTCTAGTCTTGAACATCATTCGCTCGCCGCCCACCGCCGACCACCACTCTCCGCGGCAGAGGTGGGACGCCATCTCCTTCCAGAGCATGACGCCGGCGGGATTCGCCTCCCTGCTCCTCGGGATCTCGCTCTCGCTCATGCTCTGTGGATCGGTCAGGTTTTACTTAGGTTTTATGTTGATGCCTTGGGTTCTTGGATTGGTTGTGTTCTTGTATTTTGTGGGGATTGTTTCCAGCATTTCGATGATTGGGAGAGCCATTCTCTGTCATAATCCCGCGCCTCCTTCGCCCACCAAGGAGATTCCTTGTGACTATTGCTGCCAATTTTGCTCCGATTTTGGTTCAAGATTCAATTAG
- the LOC121806278 gene encoding sm-like protein LSM3A produces MGSEEENAVKEPLDLIRLSLDERIYVKLRHDRELRGRLHAYDQHLNMILGDVEEIVTTVEIDDETYEEIVRTTRRTVPFLFVRGDGVILVSPPLRTA; encoded by the exons atgggAAGCGAAGAGGAGAACGCCGTCAAAGAGCCATTGGATCTCATTCGTCTCAGCCTCGACGAGCGCATCTACGTCAAGCTCCGCCACGACCGCGAGCTCCGTGGAAGGCTccat GCTTATGATCAGCATTTGAACATGATTTTGGGTGATGTTGAAGAGATTGTTACAACAGTAGAGATAGATGATGAAACGTATGAGGAAATTGTCAGG ACCACGAGACGCACGGTGCCATTCCTATTTGTCAGAGGGGATGGTGTCATTTTGGTGTCACCTCCACTTAGAACAGCCTGA